In the genome of Aspergillus luchuensis IFO 4308 DNA, chromosome 2, nearly complete sequence, one region contains:
- a CDS encoding uncharacterized protein (COG:S;~EggNog:ENOG410PTEQ), whose protein sequence is MSVTTTSTGTAASASSTCINKLYDIPVKDAACAMPMRNNNSAIMSSCCGSASIVSYDSCDYYCLAQDQTVGTLAECLIKASEAGEVWCNTNANATATGSVPTTGAGTIVSTATATGGSSSTGSSTSSGSTASSTSGAGVAVTKKSVGVLALLFFGSTAGFLL, encoded by the coding sequence atgtccgtgaccaccacctcaaccggcaccgccgcctccgcctcctccacctgcaTCAACAAGCTCTACGACATCCCCGTCAAAGATGCCGCCTGCGCCATGCCCAtgcgcaacaacaactccgCCATCATGAGCAGCTGCTGTGGCTCCGCCTCCATCGTCTCCTACGACAGCTGCGACTACTACTGTCTGGCTCAGGACCAGACCGTCGGTACCCTGGCCGAATGTCTCATCAAGGCCTCCGAGGCCGGTGAGGTCTGGTGTAACACTAACGCCAACGCTACTGCTACCGGTAGCGTTCCTACCACTGGCGCTGGCACTATCGTCTCGACTGCTACGGCTACCGGTGGCTCGTCTAGCACTGGGTCCAGCACTTCCAGTGGCTCCACGGCTTCGTCGACTAGTGgtgctggtgtggcggttaCGAAGAAGAGTGTGGGTGTGTTGGCGCTGTTGTTCTTTGGGTCGACTGCGGGTTTCTTGTTGTAA